One part of the Podarcis muralis chromosome 3, rPodMur119.hap1.1, whole genome shotgun sequence genome encodes these proteins:
- the LOC114593725 gene encoding ribonuclease H2 subunit B isoform X3, which produces MPAGRQRVLEASAGNGGSGGQWVIVAPESATNLPKKPGSEPLFTKLRNPSTGQAALYLFGSDGRQVFEVKAFHEDYRSWFIGEAVQHDGRLLFATPVDPLFLLLFYLTKAEKEQGKFQPLDQFLVDEEFSSCAMLLNCKNVSQSVHHLADEKEIGGRKFYKYSEEKALKWLKKKVDQTVKVLKDNDIPVGGKVQSATFISGKRNTDATEEDYIRYAHGLITEYISEELSTVLAQYLRLPQIASPPAEPASKMSARHQRKR; this is translated from the exons ATGCCGGCTGGGAGGCAGCGGGTCTTGGAAGCCTCCGCGGGGAACGGAGGCAGCGGCGGCCAATGGGTGATCGTTGCGCCAG AATCTGCTACTAATCTGCCAAAGAagccgggctctgagcctttatTTACAAAACTGCGCAATCCAAGTACAG GACAAGCAGCCCTTTACTTGTTTGGAAGCGATGGCCGTCAGGTGTTTGAAGTGAAAGCTTTTCATGAAGACTACCGGTCGTGGTTTATAGGCGAAGCTGTTCAACATG ATGGACGGCTATTATTTGCTACACCAGTGGATCCCttatttcttttgttgttttaCCTTACCAAGGCAGAGAAAGAG CAGGGAAAGTTTCAGCCTTTGGATCAGTTCCTGGTAGACGAAGAGTTCTCTTCCTGTGCAATGTTGCTAAATTGCAAGAACGTTTCGCAATCCGTTCACCACCTAGCAGATGAAAAAG AAATAGGTGGCAGAAAATTTTATAAATACAGCGAGGAGAAAGCACTGAAGTGGCTGAAGAAGAAG GTCGACCAGACTGTCAAAGTGTTAAAAGACAATGACATACCTGTGGGTGGAAAGGTGCAGTCTGCTACATTTATCAGCGGCAAACGGAACACGGATGCCACTGAAG agGACTATATTCGCTATGCTCATGGTTTAATAACTGAATATATTTCTGAAGAGCTGAGTACTGTACTAGCTCAGTATTTGAG gcTCCCACAGATTGCAAGTCCTCCGGCGGAGCCAGCATCCAAG ATGTCTGCTCGTCACCAGAGGAAGAGATGA
- the LOC114593725 gene encoding ribonuclease H2 subunit B isoform X2 — MPAGRQRVLEASAGNGGSGGQWVIVAPESATNLPKKPGSEPLFTKLRNPSTGQAALYLFGSDGRQVFEVKAFHEDYRSWFIGEAVQHDGRLLFATPVDPLFLLLFYLTKAEKEGKFQPLDQFLVDEEFSSCAMLLNCKNVSQSVHHLADEKEIGGRKFYKYSEEKALKWLKKKVDQTVKVLKDNDIPVGGKVQSATFISGKRNTDATEEDYIRYAHGLITEYISEELSTVLAQYLRLPQIASPPAEPASKKRKLSDAPVEAEEDYTKFNTSDLKSKKANSKMSAAQKALAKVDKSGMKTMSSFFSSKTKTTK; from the exons ATGCCGGCTGGGAGGCAGCGGGTCTTGGAAGCCTCCGCGGGGAACGGAGGCAGCGGCGGCCAATGGGTGATCGTTGCGCCAG AATCTGCTACTAATCTGCCAAAGAagccgggctctgagcctttatTTACAAAACTGCGCAATCCAAGTACAG GACAAGCAGCCCTTTACTTGTTTGGAAGCGATGGCCGTCAGGTGTTTGAAGTGAAAGCTTTTCATGAAGACTACCGGTCGTGGTTTATAGGCGAAGCTGTTCAACATG ATGGACGGCTATTATTTGCTACACCAGTGGATCCCttatttcttttgttgttttaCCTTACCAAGGCAGAGAAAGAG GGAAAGTTTCAGCCTTTGGATCAGTTCCTGGTAGACGAAGAGTTCTCTTCCTGTGCAATGTTGCTAAATTGCAAGAACGTTTCGCAATCCGTTCACCACCTAGCAGATGAAAAAG AAATAGGTGGCAGAAAATTTTATAAATACAGCGAGGAGAAAGCACTGAAGTGGCTGAAGAAGAAG GTCGACCAGACTGTCAAAGTGTTAAAAGACAATGACATACCTGTGGGTGGAAAGGTGCAGTCTGCTACATTTATCAGCGGCAAACGGAACACGGATGCCACTGAAG agGACTATATTCGCTATGCTCATGGTTTAATAACTGAATATATTTCTGAAGAGCTGAGTACTGTACTAGCTCAGTATTTGAG gcTCCCACAGATTGCAAGTCCTCCGGCGGAGCCAGCATCCAAG AAAAGGAAATTATCAGATGCGCCAGTGGAAGCAGAAGAAGATTACACCAAGTTTAATACTAGTGATCTGAAAAGCAAAAAG GCAAACAGTAAGATGTCAGCTGCTCAAAAGGCCCTGGCAAAAGTTGACAAGAGTGGCATGAAAACAATGTCTTCTTTCTTTAGTTCAAAAACTAAAACAACAAAATGA
- the LOC114593725 gene encoding ribonuclease H2 subunit B isoform X1 yields the protein MPAGRQRVLEASAGNGGSGGQWVIVAPESATNLPKKPGSEPLFTKLRNPSTGQAALYLFGSDGRQVFEVKAFHEDYRSWFIGEAVQHDGRLLFATPVDPLFLLLFYLTKAEKEQGKFQPLDQFLVDEEFSSCAMLLNCKNVSQSVHHLADEKEIGGRKFYKYSEEKALKWLKKKVDQTVKVLKDNDIPVGGKVQSATFISGKRNTDATEEDYIRYAHGLITEYISEELSTVLAQYLRLPQIASPPAEPASKKRKLSDAPVEAEEDYTKFNTSDLKSKKANSKMSAAQKALAKVDKSGMKTMSSFFSSKTKTTK from the exons ATGCCGGCTGGGAGGCAGCGGGTCTTGGAAGCCTCCGCGGGGAACGGAGGCAGCGGCGGCCAATGGGTGATCGTTGCGCCAG AATCTGCTACTAATCTGCCAAAGAagccgggctctgagcctttatTTACAAAACTGCGCAATCCAAGTACAG GACAAGCAGCCCTTTACTTGTTTGGAAGCGATGGCCGTCAGGTGTTTGAAGTGAAAGCTTTTCATGAAGACTACCGGTCGTGGTTTATAGGCGAAGCTGTTCAACATG ATGGACGGCTATTATTTGCTACACCAGTGGATCCCttatttcttttgttgttttaCCTTACCAAGGCAGAGAAAGAG CAGGGAAAGTTTCAGCCTTTGGATCAGTTCCTGGTAGACGAAGAGTTCTCTTCCTGTGCAATGTTGCTAAATTGCAAGAACGTTTCGCAATCCGTTCACCACCTAGCAGATGAAAAAG AAATAGGTGGCAGAAAATTTTATAAATACAGCGAGGAGAAAGCACTGAAGTGGCTGAAGAAGAAG GTCGACCAGACTGTCAAAGTGTTAAAAGACAATGACATACCTGTGGGTGGAAAGGTGCAGTCTGCTACATTTATCAGCGGCAAACGGAACACGGATGCCACTGAAG agGACTATATTCGCTATGCTCATGGTTTAATAACTGAATATATTTCTGAAGAGCTGAGTACTGTACTAGCTCAGTATTTGAG gcTCCCACAGATTGCAAGTCCTCCGGCGGAGCCAGCATCCAAG AAAAGGAAATTATCAGATGCGCCAGTGGAAGCAGAAGAAGATTACACCAAGTTTAATACTAGTGATCTGAAAAGCAAAAAG GCAAACAGTAAGATGTCAGCTGCTCAAAAGGCCCTGGCAAAAGTTGACAAGAGTGGCATGAAAACAATGTCTTCTTTCTTTAGTTCAAAAACTAAAACAACAAAATGA